From the genome of Parazoarcus communis, one region includes:
- a CDS encoding diguanylate cyclase codes for MQYKLVVLIASTALAALFAGGAMLSLQQHDDRLKLQLETQAARMQSIYEVSMDELEHEARALAYNMAADPEIARILGDANHLLRAGGESNEARAVELRAALTAKLDLQWQDMHRMFDLRQLQFLLTPDLRSFLRLHAPERYGDSLMELRPMMRSIQNDRIPRSGFEIGRAFAGIRGGAPVIRPYAHRHEALADAPQAGQTGEHVGTLEVGIGLDGLHKRLSEKLGIGVAVLLNPERVTQAMWSHYQPATRAPERSNCCFLLSASRPEAEAWLAAGLIERGKTEAESRLQTWDRKQYQVIRFPLFDFVGKQNPARPPAGSILIWRNAETELAAHTKARSITLRNAFAGYALVQLIVLLLLNLSRREWKRQLDLQTAAISRLSQQNALLLNTAGEGIYGVDPNGVTSFINPAALTMLGYTAAQVIGENQHRLFHHHYADGSPYPDEACPVFQTLLDGKRRSCEDWFIRADGTAFPVAVTVAPIDDGNQRDGAVVVFRDISELKEQREALEQLATTDPLTGASNRRQFLERLDNELSRLKRKGGTASILMADLDHFKNVNDTHGHAAGDAVLKHFVDIVRQTLRKTDVIGRLGGEEFAILLPGDGIEGARELAERLCEAVKNSPSRFERTLIPISVSIGVASLNTRDGSAEASLQRADKALYDAKHAGRDQVRIHTPGQAGAGLTAPEGAP; via the coding sequence GTGCAATACAAGCTTGTCGTCCTGATTGCCAGCACCGCACTTGCCGCGCTTTTCGCGGGTGGCGCGATGCTGTCGCTGCAGCAACATGACGATCGACTGAAGCTTCAGCTCGAGACACAGGCGGCACGGATGCAGAGCATCTACGAAGTATCCATGGACGAGCTTGAGCATGAAGCACGAGCGCTCGCTTACAACATGGCGGCCGATCCCGAGATCGCGCGCATCCTCGGGGACGCCAACCACCTGCTCCGCGCAGGCGGTGAAAGCAATGAGGCGCGCGCTGTCGAATTGCGTGCCGCGCTCACCGCCAAGCTTGATCTGCAGTGGCAGGACATGCATCGCATGTTCGACCTGCGCCAGCTTCAGTTTCTGCTCACGCCCGACCTGCGCTCTTTCCTCCGCCTGCATGCACCGGAACGCTACGGTGACAGCCTGATGGAACTCAGGCCGATGATGCGCAGCATTCAGAACGACCGTATTCCGCGCAGCGGCTTCGAGATCGGTCGTGCATTTGCCGGCATACGTGGCGGCGCCCCCGTCATCCGGCCCTATGCGCACCGACACGAGGCACTTGCCGATGCGCCGCAAGCCGGCCAAACGGGCGAGCATGTCGGCACACTTGAGGTCGGCATCGGCCTTGATGGCCTGCACAAGCGACTGAGCGAAAAGCTCGGCATCGGCGTCGCAGTGCTCCTGAATCCGGAACGTGTCACACAGGCGATGTGGTCGCACTATCAGCCTGCGACCCGCGCGCCCGAGCGCAGCAACTGCTGCTTTCTGCTGTCGGCATCCCGCCCCGAGGCCGAGGCCTGGCTTGCCGCAGGCCTGATCGAGCGTGGCAAGACCGAGGCGGAGTCGAGGCTCCAGACCTGGGACCGGAAGCAGTACCAGGTCATCCGCTTTCCGCTGTTCGATTTCGTGGGCAAGCAGAATCCGGCAAGACCTCCGGCCGGCAGCATCCTGATCTGGCGCAACGCAGAGACCGAGCTCGCCGCGCACACGAAAGCCCGAAGCATCACCCTCAGAAATGCGTTTGCCGGCTATGCACTGGTGCAGTTGATCGTGCTGCTGCTGCTGAACCTGTCGCGCCGGGAATGGAAGCGCCAACTCGATCTGCAGACCGCCGCAATCAGCCGCTTGTCACAGCAGAATGCCCTGCTGCTGAACACGGCCGGCGAAGGCATCTACGGTGTGGATCCGAATGGCGTGACGAGCTTCATCAACCCTGCCGCGCTCACGATGCTTGGCTACACCGCGGCACAGGTCATCGGCGAAAATCAGCACCGGCTGTTTCACCACCATTATGCGGACGGCTCACCCTATCCGGACGAAGCCTGCCCGGTATTCCAGACCCTGCTCGATGGCAAGCGCCGAAGCTGCGAGGACTGGTTCATCCGCGCGGACGGCACCGCATTTCCGGTGGCCGTGACCGTCGCACCGATCGACGACGGCAACCAGCGCGACGGCGCTGTCGTGGTGTTTCGCGACATTTCCGAGCTGAAGGAACAACGGGAAGCACTCGAGCAACTTGCCACGACCGACCCGCTGACCGGCGCATCAAACCGGCGCCAGTTCCTGGAGCGGCTGGATAACGAACTCTCCCGCCTTAAACGCAAGGGCGGCACGGCCTCGATCCTGATGGCCGACCTCGACCACTTCAAGAACGTCAACGACACTCACGGCCACGCGGCGGGGGATGCGGTGTTGAAGCATTTCGTCGACATCGTGCGGCAGACCTTGCGCAAGACCGATGTGATCGGACGCCTGGGCGGCGAAGAGTTTGCGATCCTGCTGCCGGGCGATGGCATCGAGGGCGCACGCGAGCTCGCCGAACGGCTGTGCGAAGCCGTCAAGAACTCACCGTCACGCTTCGAGCGCACACTGATACCGATCAGCGTGAGCATCGGGGTGGCAAGCCTGAACACGCGCGATGGCTCGGCAGAGGCCTCGCTGCAGCGCGCAGACAAGGCGCTCTACGACGCCAAGCATGCCGGGCGCGATCAGGTCAGGATTCACACCCCCGGGCAGGCAGGCGCAGGCCTGACCGCCCCTGAGGGAGCTCCCTGA